The sequence AAGGACGCAAGGCGCACATGCCGCAAAAAGAGAGGCAGCTGTTTGTAATGACAGCTACTTCTGGGTATTCACTTTCTAATAGCCCCTCCACATCTACAGTATGGATGAGGTTTGACTCACATATTTCTACAACAATAATTCCCATGATTTTCACTCCTTTCGCGGCCTGTGCCTGTTAAGCAAAAAAGAAAGGCGGAAAGCTTGGACTGCTTTCCTCCCTTCTTATCTTTAACCGATTGCCTTTTCGTATGCTTTCGATACGGCCTCCCAATTAATAATGGAGAAAAAGTTCGCAATGTACTCTGGCCGCCTGTTTTGGTAATTCAAATAGTAGGCATGCTCCCAAACGTCAAGACCGAGGATGGCTTGTTTTCCGTCCATGATCGGATTGTCTTGGTTTGCTGTACTGTAAACTTCTAACTCTTTGCTTTCATTGACGACAAGCCAAGCCCAGCCTGAGCCAAAACGTGTCGTTGCTGCTTTAGTGAATGTTTCTTTAAAGCCTTCAAAATTCCCGAATGCTTTATCAATGGCTTCTTTTAAAGCAGGACTCATTTCATTTGCGCCTGTTGGCGGGGCAATTACTTGCCAGAACAATGAATGGTTAAGGTGGCCGCCGCCATTATTGCGGACTGGGGTTTGAATCGATGCCGGAAGTGACTCGATGTTGGCGAGCAATTGTTCAAGCGATTGGCTTTGCAACGATGGCTCGTTTTCCAATGCCGCATTCAAATTGTTTACGTATGTTTGATGATGCTTGCCGTGATGGATTTCCATTGTTTTTCTGTCAATCGTTGGCTCTAGCGCGTCAAAAGCAAAGCCAAGTTCTGGTAATGAATGGGTAGCCATAGAATCCCCTCCAACTTGTTTATGTACTTTGTATACTTATCAGTATAAAAAGTATGTCTTTATAATACCGTGAAATCCTTTTAAAAATCAAGGGGGAATGCATTGCTTCTTTTCTGTTTTTATACGATATAGTAAACTAATGTGTAAGAGCAGCAGTAGGAGTGTGAAAATGGAAAAACAAACAACAAAAGAGAAAATCCTCGAGTTGCTGAAAAAGCAAGTAGAGATGAGTGTCGGCGAATTAACGGATGTGCTCGGGATCACTCATATGGCCGTACGCAAACACCTGAATGTTCTTTTAAAAGATGGCTTTGTCCAGTTTCGTGAAATAAAGCAAGACATAGGGCGCCCCCTGCAAATGTTTTCAATTTCAGAAAAAGGAGACCGCCTTTTCCCAAAAAATTATGAAGGGTTGACAGTCGACTTTCTGCACGACATTCGAGACCTTCATGGCGACGAATCCATCCATTATTTGTTTAAAAAACGGGAACTGCGTTTAACGAATCGTTATTTTAAGCGGATGGTCCATAAATCGCCTGAAGAAAAAATGGCCGAGCTAGCGAAAATCCAAAACGAAAAAGGATACATGGCCGAAGTCACTCAGCATGATGCCTGGACATTTGAGCTTGTCGAGCATAACTGCCCTGTATTTGCAGTCGCCAAACAATTTAAAGCTGCCTGCCAATGCGAAACATCCTTGTTTAAAAATGTACTTGAAACGGAATCAGTCAAACGAGTGGCATGTCAATCAGACGGCGACACTGAATGTCGGTTCGTGATGGCCTTTTCAGAAAATCGGCAGGTAGAGCATCGTTGAGCGCTAATGTGCGTGTAAAAGCGATAGCAAGTTAAGATTGTGTAAAGGATGTAAAACGTTCGCGCCTTTTGTAAAGGAGGGCGCTTTTTTCTTTTTGGCATGACTTTGCTACAATCATGCTGTCCATACTACATGATAGAAGGAAATGGACGGGAAGGAAAAAGGTTGTGGTAAAACGTGCTTGCTAGACATGCATTTGCTTATCTCCTCTCTCACGGGGTACCGGCATTGGTCGGGTTTCTCGGCATTGCCGTTTATTCACGGATGCTCTCACCAGAACAATACGGGCGTTACGCTCTTGTGCTTGCAGTGAGTGCACTCGTCAATGCCATTGTGTTTGAATGGCTGAAAGTCAGTGTGCTTAGGCATTACAAAAGCAGCAAGCAAAGCGAAGCTTTTTATATGACAGTAAAAGCGGCTTTTATAGGGCTAATGGCCGGAACGCTAGCGCTCGCAGGCGTAATGTTGCTCGTTTCCGATTGGCTGTCGCCGCCGCTTTTGTTTTTAGCATTGTTGCTATGTTGGGCCCAGGCATGGTACCAGTTGAATTTATCGCTTTTGCGGGCAGAGCTATCCCCTGTGAGATATGGAAGAGTGGCGTTTGCCCGCTCACTGCTCGGACTCATTTTAGGGGTCTTGTTGATTGCAGCAGGGTACGGGGAAATAGGCTTGGTCATTGGAATCGTTGTCGGTTTGGTGCTGCCGCTCCTCCCTTTATTTTGGCAACGGTGGGGATGGCATTTCCGTCAAAAAGCAATGGACTACACGCTTTTACGGCAATTTGCGGCGTACGGATTGCCGCTTACGCTGACGTTGTTGCTTGGGATGGTGATTCACCAATCGGACCGGATTATTATTAGCGAAATGATTGGGATAGAAGCAACGGGTATGTATGCGGTGACATACGATTTGACGGAACAAACGATCTTTACACTCATGTTGATTATCAATCTTGCTGCTTTTCCACTTGCTGTTAAGGCGCTTGAGGAAAAGGGGGAAGAAGCAGCGCGAGAGCAAGTAAAAGCTAATACCAGTCTATTGCTTGCTATAGGTATTCCGGCGCTTTGCGGCTTGGTCGTGCTTCGTGAAGGGGTTGCCGAGCTATTTTTAGGAGAAGCGTTTCGGGAGACGGCCGTGCTGCTCATGCCGTACATTGCCGTGGGCGCCTTGTTAAAAGGCTTTAAACTCTATGGTGTCGATATTATGTTTCACTTGTATAAGCAAACAAAGCTGCAAATGGTGCCAGTCGCAGTAGCTGCCATCGCCAATGTGATACTAACGATTGCCCTTCTTCCTACTTATGGCTTAGAAGGGGCCGCTTTCGCGACGGTGGTTGCTTATGGGTTGGCGATTGCTCTTGCGTGGCTGTTTATAAATAAGCAAATGGGGCGGCTGCCATTTCCGGGTAAAGATTTTGTAAAGGTTTTGTGTGCAACAGCGATCATGCTCCTTTGCATGTGGCCGTTTTTAGGCAGCGCTCACTGGGGCATGCTCATCCTTCAAGTGGGGATCGGAGGGCTAAGCTATGGTGTTGCCTGTTTGCTGCTTTTTCGAAAACAAGTACAGCTTATGTACAAAAAGGTAAATCGAAAACGAAATCAACCAGTCATTGAAAAAAGGGGAGACGGACAATGATTACATTTGTCGTGCCAACGCTTGGTGAACGATGCAACGAATTTAAACGATTGCTTGTCAGTTTGGATAAGCAAACGGATAAACGGTTTGAGTTGATTGTCGTGTCTCAAGGCAATTACGACCAAGTAGAGCAATGGCTGAGCGCTTTCCAGTTGCGCTCGACCCATATTCAACTAGGGGAAAAGGGCTTATCTAGAGCGAGAAATGCAGCTTGGCCAGCGCTGAAAGGCGACATTGTCTCTTTTTCCGATGACGATTGCTGGTACCCGCCTGATGCAGTCGAACGGGTACACAGCGCGTTTGCGCAAGAGGGCGCTGATGCCTACTGCTTTCAAATTTATGACCCGATCCAACAAAGCCCGTATAAACACTATAATACATCGCCTGGTACTGTCCGAGGACGACGCGTTTGGAAAAAGTCCTCCATTGAGCTGTTTTTCCGCCAGTCAGCGATTGAATCGCTGCGCTTTAATGAAGCATTCGGGCTTGGTGGAACGTATCCAAGCGGAGAAGAAAACTTGTTTTTGCGGCAGTTTTTAGTGGCAGGCCATACACTGATGTACATACCTGAAACAATTGTATTCCATGAGAAACCGTCTCAAGCATCACGGCTCCAGGAAGCGCAATTGGTCAGCAAAGGTCCGCTATTTAAAACAATGTACAACGGGCCGTTTGGCTTCGTCTTGCTTACAGCATTGTTTGCTAAAAAATACAAACACTTAAAGCATCCAACTGCGAGCTATGCGAAAGCGGTACGGGCATTGCTGAACTATAAGCCGAAGGAGGCAAGGCCGTGAAAATCGCATTTGTGCTCTATTCGTTTGCGGCGGGTGGGGTTGAGCGGATGACGCTTCATTTAGCAGAGGCGTTTTTACAAAAAGGCAAGCAAGTCGATTTGCTTGTTATCCATCCTGATGGCGAATACAAACAAGCCGTTCCAAAAGGCGTCAATCTTTTCGCGTTTGGCAAAAGAACGGCAAAGGAGGCATTGCCAGGGATGATTTCTTATTTGCGCCGGGAGCAGCCAGACGTGGTTTGTTCCGCAAAAGACTACTTAAATGTACTCGTTATTGCCGCTAAGAAGCTAAGCTTTTCGAAAGCGCAGTTAATCGTCTCATGCCGCGTCCATTTGAGCGAGCAAGCACGGAAACAGCCAGGCCAGTTTGGCCGCATAAAAACAGCAGTCCGTTACAGTTATCGTTTTGCCGATGATGTCGTTGGCGTCTCCAAAGGCGTAGCTGAAGACATAAAGGCGATTGCCCAATTGCCTGATGAAAAGGTTCATATCATCTATAACCCGGTTGTGACGAAAACGTTAGAGGAAAAGATGGAACAGCCTGTTAGCCACCGCTTCTTTGAAGAAAGGAATGCCAAAGTCATTGTCACAGTTGGCCGCTTGCATGTGCAAAAAGACTACCCTACATTATTGCGGTCATTTGCGAATCTACAACAAAACGAGTTGCCCGAAGCAAGGCTGCTGTTTATAGGCGATGGGGAAGAAAAAGAATCGTTGCAAAAGCTTGCTGCAGAATTAGAAGTTGGCCAAGCTGTTGATTTTGCTGGTTTCCAACCGAACCCTTACGCCTATATGAAAAAAGCGCATTTATTTGCCCTTTCTTCAGCATGGGAAGGCTTTGGGAATGTCATTGTGGAAGCACTTGCGACTGGGACGCCTGTCGTAGCGACAGACTGTCCAAGTGGCCCAAGGGAAATTTTAGCGGACGGAGAATATGGCCAATTGGTTCCAGTGGGCGATACGGTGGCGTTGGCACAGGCAATGAAAGAAGCCTTGCTTAGCCATCATGACGAAGCGGAATTAATAAGCCGTGCCCGTGAATTTACAGTAGAAGCTTGTGCCGCCGCCTATGAAACATTGTTTCGTTAGGTGGGGAAGTCTCTTCTTTGCGGCTATCCTTCTAGACATAGGCGAACATTACCATTTACAAATAAAAAGATAAGAGGGGCTTCCTTTATGGGGGCCCCTCTTATCTTTTATGGAAACGTGAGTGCGGCGATTTTAAAGACGCCACTATCTTCTGCTTCTGCCCAATCAGCAACGTAAAGCAACTCGCCTTCCGTATCGTAACGGTAAATCCGGTTTTCGGCCAGCATATAGCGTGTGTGTTCATGTTCAGCCAGTAGTGTCTGTAGCTTTGTATAAGCGTCTTCCTCGATGGCGGCTTGTTGGGCGAGCAACGATTGGAATTGCTGCTCGGATAGTTCAGACGCATTGTTGCGCAAATAGCTGTCTCCTTCAAGGGCGCTGCGGATGACGAGTGTTTTCTCCCCACACCCTCCTAGGAAAAGCAGCAACATAACTGCAAAAGTCAGCTTTTTCATGATGACATTCAGCTCCTTGCTCCATTGTGCCCTAAGTATAGCGCGCTTAGACGCAGAAGTGTAGCTGGCAGAAAACGGATTGTAAAGGCGAAAAAAGGACATGCTAACAAGAGTTATCCTCTGTCAGGAGTGGGTTTACCGATTTTAAGGCTGGCGAATTTTTTACAAAGGGCCAGAAACTTTAACCAATTCTTTACACCGCCTTTATAAATGCTCTTTGTTTGCGTGATACGATGGCGACAGTTCACGTTGAAAGGATCTTCATGTATGCAATCTTACCGATTTCCGTATGTCATTTCTGCGCATGTGCCCGCTTTTGCTTTTGCAGTGGTGGGTGTTTATGCAGCGCTGGCTCCAGTAGCCGTCTCCCACATGTTCCAGCATGTTTTGTTTGTTCCCAGCTCAGTGTTATTGACTGGGTTAGCGATTTTTCTATTAGGACTAGCCTGGTTTTTGCGTGGTGAAAGAGTCTATGTCAGACAATTACAGCCAGTCGCGATTAGCATGCTTGCTGCTGTCGTTATTCCAGCACTTTTAGCGACGATCGCTGCCGGCTATGCTTTAACGGTTTTCCAATCAACCGAGTACACTGCCTACATACAGGAGGCGTTGCCGCGCCGGCTAATGAACCTCGGTTTATTTGCTTCTTTAACCATTCTAATCTTGCTGTTTTTAAATCAGGACCCTTTGCGGATGACCCGTTCTTTGCTGATTGGCTATTTGACGGGCGCAAGCATTCTTGTCGTAGGGGGGATCTGGCAATTTCTCCATTTTTCGATTGGATATCCGATGCCGGGGTTCGAAACGCGGGCGTTTGTGCATAGTGTTAGTCAGGATGTGCTCATAAATTTTCGACTAACTTCTTTTACTGACGAGCCAAGTTTTCTCGTTCCATTTTTAATTGATGGCCTGATTATCGGCGTGCTGCTTTTCACGAGAAAAAGCTACGCGTTGTATAGCGTTTCTGCCGTGCTGGTCTTGTTGCTTTCTTTTTCCGTCAGCGGTTACGCTAACTTGGCGCTTGTTGGGGCGGCCGCCGTTGTGTTGCTGTTTTCCCGGGGATGGATATCGAAACGAGTCGGCCTTTACGCCGCCTTAGCGTTGCTTCTATTCGCTGTTTTAGCAACGCTGGCTTTTCCGCAAGTCGTAATGGGTTTATTTATGCCGATTATCGGCCGTTTAGACAGCCTGTTTGATGTGATGCATCATAGCCGTTTGTATATGCTCGTGTTCCCATTTGTGTGGCTGTTTGATTATTCTTTCGTCAACGCTTTGTTTGGATACGGGCCAGGAGGATATGACTTTTTGGCACGGACAAAATTTTTAAGCCACCAAGGCGCTGTTAGCGGCACGTCAAACAATGTGTTTGTCGATTTGCTATTTGAACATGGGATGATTGGCGGCATGACTTTTGCAGTCGTCTTTCTAGCTGTGTTTGTCTATTTGTGGAAAAAGCGAAGTGGCCATTTTTACTATTCGGTTGCCTTGGTGTTGTGGCTCCATTTAGGAGTGACCTCCTTGTACCGGTCTGATTTTGTCTCACCGCGTTTTTGGATTCTAGTTGCGATTACTGCTGGTTTAGCCGAGATGGCGAGGAGAGGCATATTTTTTCAAGCACATCAGGATAACCATACATCAGAAAAGAAGGTGGAAACGTTATGAAGCTTTGTGTGATCGGAACGGGATATGTCGGTCTTGTATCAGGTGTCTGCTATAGCCACATTGGCCATGAAGTGGTTTGTGTCGACCGAGATCATGAGAAGATTAAGCGACTTAGCCAAGGGGAAGTGCCGATTTTTGAACCGGGACTTGAAGATATGCTAGCAAGCAACATGACGGCAGGACGGCTATCGTTTACGACCCGTTTGTCCGAAGGGCTGGCCGGCGCAGATGCAGCAATTATAGCAGTTGGTACGCCAGCCCGGGCAGATGGATCGGCAAATTTGGATTATGTGGAAGCTGTCGCCAAGGAGATTGGCTCATGTATAACAGCGGGGTTTGTCGTTATTACGAAAAGCACCGTTCCAGTCGGGACAAATCGGAAAGTGAAGAGCTGGATTGCTGAAACATGCGGCCACGAAGATTTCGAAGTGGCCTCCTGCCCAGAGTTTTTGCGAGAAGGCACTGCCATAGCCGACACGCTTGAAATGGAGAGAGCCGTGATTGGCGTAGAAAGCGTCAAAGCAGAGCGGCTCCTCCGTGACTTGCATAAACCGTTTCAGACAACAATTGTCGCGTGTAATCTCGAAACGGCTGAAATGGCTAAGTACGCAGCCAATGCGTTTTTAGCAACAAAAATTAGCTTTATTAATGAAGTCGCCAACGTCTGTGAACAAGTTGGCGCCGACGTCACTTCCCTTGCCGAAGCCATTGGTTTAGATCGCCGGATTGGACGCTACTTTTTAAAAGCTGGCATCGGTTACGGTGGTTCTTGTTTCCCGAAAGACACGCAAGCGTTTATCCGCGTCGCCCAACAAGCAGGCTACGACCTGCAAATTGTGCCTGCAGTAGAACGAGTCAATGCCGCCCAGCGCTTAACGGTTGTCAATAAACTGAAAACAGCACTCGGTCATAATTTGGCGGGCAAACGGATTGCAATCCTAGGGCTAGCGTTTAAGCCAAATACAGACGACATGCGGGCTGCTCCCGCCCTTGACGTGTATCCAGCACTAAAACGTGAACAGGCAAATACGGTTGCTTTTGATCCGATTGCCACCGAGCAAGCAAAAGCAGCGTTGCCTGGCATTCAACTAGCAAACACATGGCAACAAGCAGTCAGAGATGCTGATGCTGTTCTGCTACTAACGGATTGGGAGACATTTAAGGACATTTCCTTGCCAGAGTTGAAAAAGTTGATAAAGCAACCGATCGTCATTGACGGCCGCAACATGTTCGACCCTAAAGAAATGGAAATGCACGGCTTTTATTACGATTCAGTCGGCAGGCCGGTCGTTGATGGGCGGCTTGAACGCATCCGCGACTGGGAAGATCTTGTATTGGGGATTTATGACCGCTTTGCCAATGGATAAATGTTGAACCTGAATGATGTTGCTGACTTTGTCGGCAACATCATTCAAATTGTCTATATCTGGAGCACGATTCTTTGTTTTAGGACAAGCATAGGAGGAGAACCATGCTAAAAAATTCCCTAGTTGCCTGTGGCATTTTGCTGTTTTTAAGTGGTTTCTTTTTTTTAGATGAGGGAGAAGCCAATCCATATAAAGAAGAAACCGCGACCATTGACCAGAAGGCTTTTATGGAATTAAAGCTTGCTCATGAAGCGGCAAAATACGTACTTGAGAATCACGAGCAGCAATGGTACAGCCATCATTTTACAAGAACACTTTCGGAAGAAGAACAAGCTGCTTTTCTTGCTATTTCGTTAGAAAAAGAGGCCGAAGTTGCAGAAGAAGGGGAAGAACAGGTGGCCCTTGCTTATAATGGCACGGTCGTCTCGTATGAAAAAGTGGACAATGTTTGGAAAATAGCGCAAGTGGAGGAGGCGCATAGGCAGTGGAACAACAACCACTTGTATCAATAATTACTCCTGTTTATAATTGCGAGACCTTTTTACATGAGACGATTGAATCGGTTTTAGCGCAAACATATGCCAATTGGGAGCTATGGCTGATCAATGATGCTTCTAGTGATGGCAGCAAGTACATTGCTGCTCAATTTGCCGAAGCAGACAGCCGAATCAAGCTCGTTGATTTAGAAAAAAACGGCGGTGCAGCAGTGGCGCGTAACAAAGGCCTAGAAAAGGCAGAAGGCAAGTATGTTGCTTTTTTGGATGGCGATGACCTGTGGCGTCCTCAGAAATTAGAGAGGCAAGTCCGTTTTATGGAGGATACTGGCCATTTGTTCTCGTTTACGAGTTACCGGATTATGAGGGAGGACGGCACGGAGCGAAGCAAAGTGGTGGAAGCGCCGTCTGTCGTCACGTACGAGCAGTTGCTTTCCAACACGATTATTGGATGTTTGACTGTCATGTTAAATCAAGATGCATTAGGACCGCTGCAAATGCCTACAATAAGGACGAGACAGGATTTCATGCTGTGGCTTTCAATATTGAAGAAAGGCTACTCCGCTTACGGGATAAAGGAGGAGCTGGCGGTATACCGCAAAGTCGGCAACTCAATATCAAGCAATAAGTGGCAAGCGGCGAAACGAAATTGGGAAATTTACCGAAAACATGAGGAACTGCCCTGGCTGAAAGCGTGCCGTGTTTTTGCCGGTTACGCGTGGAATGGGATGAAGAAATTGTAAGGAATTTAAAGCGTTTTAAGGGTTCATGAAGAACATGTAAATTGTCCCTTTTATTCGATAGATTTTGCTATTCTTGCTTAAGTAGCAAATTGATAATAAGAATAGCAAAAGCGAGGGTGGCAAACATGGAAGCTTACATACTTGCAATCATTAGCAGCTTTGCGGCAGCCATCGCGGTCACACCCGTTGTGATCAAATGGGCACATCGCTTTGGCTTTGTCGACCAGCCAAACAAGCGAAAAGTACATCAAAAACCAATGCCTCGGATAGGCGGTTTAACATTTATTTTTGGGACAGGAATCGGATTGTTGGCAGTGGCAGACCAGTTGGCGGCTGATTGGCAAACAACAGTCGCAATTTTGGCAGGCGCCTTACCAATCATAGCCATTGGCTTACTTGATGATAAGTTTGCGCTCCGAGCTAGGACGAAGTTGTTGTTTCAACTTCTCTCCGCCTCGATCGTCGTCATCGGCTCAGGAGTGTCAATTGATTTTATTTCAATCCCGTTTGGAGAGCGGATTGATTTAGGCCTGTTAAGCAGTATTGTAACAGTGATATGGCTGATCGCGATGATGAATGCCATTAATTTAATTGATGGCCTGGACGGGCTTGCCGCAGGCGTCGCCATCATCGCGCTAAGCACAATGCTAGTCATTGCGGCAGGAAACCCAGCAGCTTATGGGCTTGTCTTCGCCTTTGGATTCCCTTTAATTGGTAGTATTGGCGGGTTTTTGATATTTAACTTTCATCCAGCGAAGTTCTTTATGGGCGATACAGGCTCGCTGTTTCTCGGATACATGATCGGGATTTTATCAACAATGGGCTTTTTCAAAAGTGTAACGATTGTCAGCGTCGTGGTGCCTCTGTTCATACTCGGCGTACCTATTCTTGATACCGTGTTTGCGATTATCCGCCGCAAACTGAACCAACAAAAAATTGGTTCGCCGGATAAAGGCCATCTTCACCACTGCTTATTAAACAGAGGGTACGGCCACAGGCAGGCGGTGTTGACGATTTATGGCGTTAGCCTCT is a genomic window of Shouchella clausii containing:
- a CDS encoding DUF1450 domain-containing protein translates to MGIIVVEICESNLIHTVDVEGLLESEYPEVAVITNSCLSFCGMCALRPYAIVNGKKIFGQTAEECLSKIKDRIELELALYKL
- a CDS encoding superoxide dismutase, translating into MATHSLPELGFAFDALEPTIDRKTMEIHHGKHHQTYVNNLNAALENEPSLQSQSLEQLLANIESLPASIQTPVRNNGGGHLNHSLFWQVIAPPTGANEMSPALKEAIDKAFGNFEGFKETFTKAATTRFGSGWAWLVVNESKELEVYSTANQDNPIMDGKQAILGLDVWEHAYYLNYQNRRPEYIANFFSIINWEAVSKAYEKAIG
- a CDS encoding helix-turn-helix transcriptional regulator produces the protein MEKQTTKEKILELLKKQVEMSVGELTDVLGITHMAVRKHLNVLLKDGFVQFREIKQDIGRPLQMFSISEKGDRLFPKNYEGLTVDFLHDIRDLHGDESIHYLFKKRELRLTNRYFKRMVHKSPEEKMAELAKIQNEKGYMAEVTQHDAWTFELVEHNCPVFAVAKQFKAACQCETSLFKNVLETESVKRVACQSDGDTECRFVMAFSENRQVEHR
- a CDS encoding oligosaccharide flippase family protein, whose protein sequence is MLARHAFAYLLSHGVPALVGFLGIAVYSRMLSPEQYGRYALVLAVSALVNAIVFEWLKVSVLRHYKSSKQSEAFYMTVKAAFIGLMAGTLALAGVMLLVSDWLSPPLLFLALLLCWAQAWYQLNLSLLRAELSPVRYGRVAFARSLLGLILGVLLIAAGYGEIGLVIGIVVGLVLPLLPLFWQRWGWHFRQKAMDYTLLRQFAAYGLPLTLTLLLGMVIHQSDRIIISEMIGIEATGMYAVTYDLTEQTIFTLMLIINLAAFPLAVKALEEKGEEAAREQVKANTSLLLAIGIPALCGLVVLREGVAELFLGEAFRETAVLLMPYIAVGALLKGFKLYGVDIMFHLYKQTKLQMVPVAVAAIANVILTIALLPTYGLEGAAFATVVAYGLAIALAWLFINKQMGRLPFPGKDFVKVLCATAIMLLCMWPFLGSAHWGMLILQVGIGGLSYGVACLLLFRKQVQLMYKKVNRKRNQPVIEKRGDGQ
- a CDS encoding glycosyltransferase family 2 protein — translated: MITFVVPTLGERCNEFKRLLVSLDKQTDKRFELIVVSQGNYDQVEQWLSAFQLRSTHIQLGEKGLSRARNAAWPALKGDIVSFSDDDCWYPPDAVERVHSAFAQEGADAYCFQIYDPIQQSPYKHYNTSPGTVRGRRVWKKSSIELFFRQSAIESLRFNEAFGLGGTYPSGEENLFLRQFLVAGHTLMYIPETIVFHEKPSQASRLQEAQLVSKGPLFKTMYNGPFGFVLLTALFAKKYKHLKHPTASYAKAVRALLNYKPKEARP
- a CDS encoding glycosyltransferase yields the protein MKIAFVLYSFAAGGVERMTLHLAEAFLQKGKQVDLLVIHPDGEYKQAVPKGVNLFAFGKRTAKEALPGMISYLRREQPDVVCSAKDYLNVLVIAAKKLSFSKAQLIVSCRVHLSEQARKQPGQFGRIKTAVRYSYRFADDVVGVSKGVAEDIKAIAQLPDEKVHIIYNPVVTKTLEEKMEQPVSHRFFEERNAKVIVTVGRLHVQKDYPTLLRSFANLQQNELPEARLLFIGDGEEKESLQKLAAELEVGQAVDFAGFQPNPYAYMKKAHLFALSSAWEGFGNVIVEALATGTPVVATDCPSGPREILADGEYGQLVPVGDTVALAQAMKEALLSHHDEAELISRAREFTVEACAAAYETLFR
- a CDS encoding UDP-glucose dehydrogenase family protein, which encodes MKLCVIGTGYVGLVSGVCYSHIGHEVVCVDRDHEKIKRLSQGEVPIFEPGLEDMLASNMTAGRLSFTTRLSEGLAGADAAIIAVGTPARADGSANLDYVEAVAKEIGSCITAGFVVITKSTVPVGTNRKVKSWIAETCGHEDFEVASCPEFLREGTAIADTLEMERAVIGVESVKAERLLRDLHKPFQTTIVACNLETAEMAKYAANAFLATKISFINEVANVCEQVGADVTSLAEAIGLDRRIGRYFLKAGIGYGGSCFPKDTQAFIRVAQQAGYDLQIVPAVERVNAAQRLTVVNKLKTALGHNLAGKRIAILGLAFKPNTDDMRAAPALDVYPALKREQANTVAFDPIATEQAKAALPGIQLANTWQQAVRDADAVLLLTDWETFKDISLPELKKLIKQPIVIDGRNMFDPKEMEMHGFYYDSVGRPVVDGRLERIRDWEDLVLGIYDRFANG
- a CDS encoding glycosyltransferase family 2 protein, whose amino-acid sequence is MEQQPLVSIITPVYNCETFLHETIESVLAQTYANWELWLINDASSDGSKYIAAQFAEADSRIKLVDLEKNGGAAVARNKGLEKAEGKYVAFLDGDDLWRPQKLERQVRFMEDTGHLFSFTSYRIMREDGTERSKVVEAPSVVTYEQLLSNTIIGCLTVMLNQDALGPLQMPTIRTRQDFMLWLSILKKGYSAYGIKEELAVYRKVGNSISSNKWQAAKRNWEIYRKHEELPWLKACRVFAGYAWNGMKKL
- a CDS encoding glycosyltransferase family 4 protein, coding for MEAYILAIISSFAAAIAVTPVVIKWAHRFGFVDQPNKRKVHQKPMPRIGGLTFIFGTGIGLLAVADQLAADWQTTVAILAGALPIIAIGLLDDKFALRARTKLLFQLLSASIVVIGSGVSIDFISIPFGERIDLGLLSSIVTVIWLIAMMNAINLIDGLDGLAAGVAIIALSTMLVIAAGNPAAYGLVFAFGFPLIGSIGGFLIFNFHPAKFFMGDTGSLFLGYMIGILSTMGFFKSVTIVSVVVPLFILGVPILDTVFAIIRRKLNQQKIGSPDKGHLHHCLLNRGYGHRQAVLTIYGVSLLFAACAILLSMSSLWFSLLVLIVVALLIQLCAECIGLIGEKRKPLLNTIRKWAGAGAPLRSK